One genomic segment of Impatiens glandulifera chromosome 6, dImpGla2.1, whole genome shotgun sequence includes these proteins:
- the LOC124943811 gene encoding receptor-like protein EIX1, which produces MVDQFKISIELFLLFSFSFQFLITNAKSCLEIERNSLLSFKHGLEDPSGMLSSWIVGVDCCQWESIECDKKTNRVIALKLQNTFANGISGNINSSSLVNLKELRHLDLSMNNDLVLGNDFKWISSLSKLKHLNLGSVNLSFAANNWLESLNKLPSLVELHLPSCGLTNLPSSLQFINLTSLSVLELYNNGFKKSTIPMWLFNLTSLTYLDLGSNELEGSIPDGIASLNYIQHIDLSNNGLITGKLPKNLGKLCSLRTLQISETWIEGEIGEFIDGFSSCGNTSRLESLDLSSNHLGGFLPNYPFQHLRNLKYLDLKLNSFVGDIPESIGNLSSLIQFSVSDNQLNGSIPKSLGKLSSLSVLDLAKNPWNGIITEQSLFNLSSLKELSISTTNSQKINFVIDINPNWVPPFKLEYLDIKSCQVGPRFPKWLRNQNKLNYLVFKNSMISDSIPDWFLNLNLTLSWLELANNNLTREVPNRFVFEGQGFLDLSSNRFEGPLPLFSSNVRTLYLSDNLFSGILPVNIGQLYPKMENFGVSNNLLHGNIPISFGDIQSLTSITVLNNNLSGEIPLIWEDKLKLIWTVDLANNSLTGKIPTSMGSLSSLMFLSLNYNNLEGEIPSSLQNCTNILSLDLGNNMLSGEVPSWIGEKLSNLFILKLRSNRFVGDIPNQLCSLSDLHILDLAQNNLSGNIPFCVGNLIGMAIGIDDARYEGELLVMTKGRELLYQSTLYLVNSIDLSGNNLLGEIPKAVTNLSRLGTLNLSSNRLTGWVPDEIGRLSRLETLDLSKNQLFGPIPQSLASLTALNHLNLSYNDLSGRIPTGNQLNSLDDISIYANNPRLCGHPLTIKCADDVDENISDSHDVNDDKDEDDEDKNWFGALGFFISMSFGFAVGFWGFFGTLMMKESWRRTYFGFVDDKVEVVIGRVMLVIKKLKY; this is translated from the coding sequence GATAAGAAAACCAATCGAGTCATCGCTCTCAAACTTCAAAACACTTTTGCTAATGGAATTTCAGGTAACATCAATTCCTCTTCACTTGTCAATCTCAAGGAATTGAGACACTTGGATCTTAGTATGAACAATGATCTAGTATTGGGAAATGATTTCAAATGGATTTCTAGTCTTTCTAAATTGAAACATCTTAATTTAGGCTCTGTCAATCTTAGTTTCGCAGCAAACAATTGGCTCGAGAGTTTAAACAAACTTCCTTCTCTAGTAGAGTTACATTTACCCTCTTGTGGCCTCACAAATCTTCCTTCATCACTACAATTCATTAACCTCACTTCACTCTCTGTTCTTGAATTATACAACAATGGTTTCAAAAAATCCACCATACCCATGTGGCTATTCAACTTAACTAGCCTTACTTACCTCGATCTCGGTTCAAATGAACTCGAAGGAAGTATCCCCGATGGTATAGCCTCGTTGAATTACATTCAACACATAGATTTATCGAATAACGGGTTAATCACGGGGAAGTTACCAAAGAATCTAGGAAAGCTATGTAGTTTGCGTACACTTCAAATTTCAGAAACGTGGATTGAAGGCGAGATAGGAGAATTTATCGATGGGTTTTCGTCGTGTGGTAATACAAGTAGATTGGAATCATTGGATTTAAGCTCAAATCATTTGGGTGGTTTTCTTCCAAACTACCCATTTCAACATTTGAGGAATTTGAAGTATTTGGATTTGAAACTTAATTCTTTTGTTGGGGATATTCCTGAATCTATTGGAAATTTGTCATCTTTAATACAATTTTCTGTTTCCGACAATCAATTGAATGGGTCGATTCCAAAAAGTCTTGGAAAGCTCTCGTCTTTGTCGGTTTTAGATCTTGCGAAAAATCCATGGAATGGGATCATAACCGAACAGAGTTTGTTTAATCTCTCGAGCTTAAAGGAATTGTCGATTTCCACTAcaaattctcaaaagataaacTTTGTAATTGACATAAATCCGAATTGGGTTCCTCCTTTTAAACTCGAATATCTCGATATCAAATCATGTCAAGTGGGTCCGAGGTTTCCAAAGTGGCTGAGGAATCAGAACAAACTGAATTACCTTGTATTTAAGAATTCAATGATTTCTGATTCCATACCAGATTGGTTTCTAAATCtaaatttgacactttcttGGTTAGAATTGGCTAACAATAATCTTACCCGTGAAGTGCCAAACAGATTTGTTTTCGAAGGTCAAGGATTTCTTGATTTGTCGTCTAATCGATTCGAGGGTCCACTTCCTCTGTTTTCTTCAAACGTAAGAACATTGTACTTGAGTGACAATCTCTTTAGTGGAATTTTACCAGTTAACATAGGCCAATTGTATCCCAAGATGGAAAATTTTGGTGTTTCAAATAATCTTCTACATGGAAACATACCCATTTCGTTTGGTGACATACAAAGCCTAACAAGCATTAcagttttgaacaataatcttTCGGGAGAAATTCCTCTCATTTGGGAAGACAAGTTGAAACTAATTTGGACTGTTGATTTGGCCAACAACAGCTTGACTGGAAAAATACCCACTTCGATGGGATCTTTGAGCTCGTTAATGTTTCTATCGTTAAATTATAACAATCTCGAAGGAGAGATTCCTTCTTCTTTACAGAATTGCACGAATATCCTAAGTCTAGACCTCGGAAACAACATGTTGTCGGGTGAGGTTCCTTCATGGATAGGAGAGAAACTGTCGAATCTCTTCATTTTAAAGCTTAGATCGAATCGATTTGTCGGGGATATTCCAAACCAGCTTTGCAGCCTCTCTGATCTTCACATTTTGGACCTTGCTCAGAATAATCTTTCTGGGAATATTCCATTTTGTGTGGGTAATTTGATTGGAATGGCAATTGGAATTGATGATGCAAGATATGAAGGTGAATTGTTGGTTATGACAAAAGGAAGAGAGCTTCTTTATCAGAGCACTCTTTATCTTGTGAATTCTATAGATCTTTCGGGAAATAATCTTTTGGGAGAGATTCCTAAGGCGGTTACAAATCTTTCAAGACTTGGGACATTGAATTTATCTTCGAATCGTTTAACCGGATGGGTACCCGATGAAATCGGAAGGCTAAGTCGGCTTGAAACATTAGACTTGTCGAAGAACCAACTTTTTGGACCAATCCCACAAAGTTTAGCCTCTTTGACGGCTTTGAACCATCTTAACCTGTCTTATAATGATTTGAGTGGTAGAATACCAACTGGTAATCAATTGAATTCATTGGATGATATTTCAATCTATGCCAATAATCCAAGACTTTGTGGGCATCCTTTGACAATCAAATGCGCGGATGATGTTGATGAGAATATCAGTGATTCTCACGATGTTAATGAtgataaagatgaagatgacGAGGACAAAAACTGGTTTGGGGCATTGGGGTTCTTCATTAGTATGAGTTTTGGATTCGCGGTTGGTTTTTGGGGATTCTTTGGTACTTTGATGATGAAGGAATCGTGGAGACGGACTTATTTTGGTTTTGTGGACGATAAAGTTGAAGTCGTGATTGGGAGAGTCATGCTTGTCATAAAGAAGTTgaaatattag